A stretch of Microbulbifer sp. SAOS-129_SWC DNA encodes these proteins:
- a CDS encoding RNA pyrophosphohydrolase: MGDGKSAQSGRKNRRKSARQSNRSEAPGNNRKPRGQGGDNSSNIDAEGFRPNVGIIVLNARGQALWARRVGGKDAWQFPQGGINPGEAPEQALYRELYEEIGLTRDQVSMIACTRGWLRYRLPQRLIRKRSEPLCIGQKQKWYLLRLEAPESTISFNNGYKPEFDHWRWVTYWHPLSKVVTFKREVYRRALTELAPQQLQLEKRWLRECDEAPRQDQWETPPQERE; this comes from the coding sequence TTGGGCGACGGCAAATCGGCGCAATCTGGGCGCAAGAACCGCCGCAAGTCCGCCAGACAGTCCAACCGCTCCGAGGCCCCCGGGAACAATCGAAAACCCCGCGGCCAGGGCGGCGACAACAGCAGCAATATCGACGCCGAGGGCTTCCGCCCCAACGTCGGTATCATTGTGCTGAACGCCCGCGGCCAGGCGCTGTGGGCGCGGCGGGTCGGTGGCAAGGACGCCTGGCAATTCCCCCAGGGCGGTATCAATCCGGGCGAGGCCCCGGAACAGGCGCTGTATCGCGAACTCTACGAGGAGATCGGGCTGACCCGCGATCAGGTGAGCATGATCGCCTGTACCCGCGGCTGGCTGCGCTATCGCCTGCCCCAGCGGCTGATCCGCAAGCGCTCGGAGCCGCTGTGTATCGGCCAGAAGCAGAAGTGGTACCTGCTGCGGCTGGAGGCCCCGGAGAGCACCATCAGCTTCAACAATGGCTACAAGCCGGAATTCGACCACTGGCGCTGGGTCACCTACTGGCACCCGCTCAGCAAGGTGGTGACCTTCAAGCGCGAAGTGTACCGGCGCGCCCTCACTGAACTCGCCCCGCAGCAATTGCAGCTGGAAAAACGCTGGCTGCGCGAGTGCGACGAGGCCCCGCGCCAGGACCAGTGGGAAACGCCGCCGCAGGAGCGCGAATAG
- a CDS encoding L,D-transpeptidase family protein: protein MHRYVRRLAALLILIASLPAVAAAGNSPSAVAAVEPAHAGAALRQQAQRYRALQQQWQSLSGSPLQPGDKDPRVTELRLLLALLGDYRGLPGPLSGRGSQNPARFDGAVQAAVEHYQRRHGLTASGTLDRVTLAELAVPPGERARQLELNAERWDKLPNVTGQRYVLINVPDFRLQLVEQGRVTLSMKTVVGKTSTHTPTLRTRITNIVFNPSWTVPRSILLTELLPKARSNPEAMQRRGYRVVNYHSGATAPISADGIDRAAHGRATLRQMGGPGNTLGRVKFVMPNKQAIYLHDTQAQSLFELRDRAYSHGCIRLQHPEELAYALLRPQGWDRTRVAEATTGDESLNIRVDQPPRVLITYITAWVDNRGQVQFRRDLYHRDSSPSR from the coding sequence ATGCATAGATACGTCCGCCGCCTGGCGGCTCTCCTGATCCTGATCGCCTCCCTGCCCGCAGTGGCGGCGGCAGGCAATAGCCCCTCCGCGGTAGCAGCCGTGGAGCCCGCCCACGCCGGTGCGGCCCTGCGCCAACAGGCGCAGCGCTACCGCGCGCTGCAACAACAGTGGCAGTCGCTCAGTGGCAGCCCGCTGCAGCCGGGCGACAAGGACCCGCGGGTCACAGAACTGCGCCTGCTGCTGGCTCTGCTCGGCGACTATCGCGGTCTGCCCGGCCCCCTGTCCGGCAGAGGCAGCCAGAACCCGGCGCGGTTCGATGGTGCCGTACAGGCGGCCGTGGAGCACTACCAGCGGCGCCACGGCCTCACCGCCAGCGGTACCCTGGACAGGGTCACCCTGGCCGAACTGGCAGTGCCGCCCGGCGAGCGCGCGCGCCAGCTGGAGCTCAATGCCGAGCGCTGGGACAAGCTGCCGAACGTCACCGGTCAACGCTACGTGCTGATCAATGTGCCGGATTTTCGCCTGCAACTGGTCGAACAGGGGCGCGTAACGCTGAGCATGAAAACCGTGGTGGGAAAAACCAGTACCCACACCCCCACGCTGCGCACGCGCATCACCAATATTGTGTTCAACCCCAGCTGGACGGTGCCGCGCAGCATCCTGCTGACCGAGCTGCTGCCCAAGGCGCGCAGCAACCCCGAGGCGATGCAGCGCCGCGGTTATCGCGTGGTCAACTACCACAGTGGCGCCACCGCCCCCATCTCCGCCGACGGTATCGACCGCGCCGCCCACGGCCGCGCGACCCTGCGTCAGATGGGAGGCCCCGGCAACACCCTGGGGCGGGTCAAGTTCGTGATGCCGAACAAGCAGGCGATTTACCTGCACGATACCCAGGCGCAGAGCCTGTTCGAGCTGCGCGACCGGGCCTACAGCCACGGCTGCATACGCCTGCAGCACCCCGAGGAGCTGGCCTATGCGCTGCTGCGCCCGCAGGGCTGGGACAGAACCCGGGTCGCCGAGGCCACTACCGGTGACGAGAGCCTCAATATCCGCGTGGATCAGCCGCCGCGGGTGCTCATCACCTATATCACCGCCTGGGTGGATAACCGCGGGCAGGTGCAGTTCCGCCGCGATCTCTACCACCGCGACTCGTCACCGTCCCGCTGA
- a CDS encoding DUF882 domain-containing protein, which produces MAVTCATAAAVSAGPTFAKVGSARTLRMRNLHTGERLNTAFWSNGHFDSSGLKQFNRLLRDHRANEVTRMDPKVLELVYKLKEKLNYNGEIQIISGYRSPKTNAMLRSRSKGVAKHSYHTRGMAIDLRMPGIPLSKLRQAALELKLGGVGYYPKSNFVHVDTGPVRRW; this is translated from the coding sequence CTGGCAGTAACCTGTGCAACAGCGGCCGCGGTCAGTGCCGGACCGACATTCGCAAAAGTAGGTAGCGCACGCACCTTGAGAATGCGCAACCTGCATACAGGAGAAAGGCTGAACACCGCCTTCTGGTCGAATGGTCACTTCGACAGCTCCGGTCTGAAGCAATTCAACCGCCTGCTGCGTGACCACCGCGCCAACGAAGTAACGCGCATGGACCCGAAAGTCCTCGAGCTGGTGTACAAGCTGAAAGAAAAGCTGAACTACAACGGCGAAATCCAGATCATCTCGGGTTATCGCTCGCCGAAGACCAACGCCATGTTGCGCTCGCGCTCCAAAGGCGTCGCCAAGCACAGTTACCACACCCGTGGCATGGCGATCGACCTGCGCATGCCGGGCATCCCGCTCAGCAAGCTGCGTCAGGCAGCGCTGGAACTGAAGCTCGGCGGTGTGGGTTACTACCCGAAGAGCAACTTTGTCCACGTAGACACTGGCCCGGTACGTCGCTGGTAA
- a CDS encoding serine hydrolase, translating to MDTRLCTILLALLLATPALAALPEAGPADAGLNSDTLAGLARAVEQDKFHKLTSVLVARNGKLVYEHYFNGSDRDTLHNTRSLTKTVTALLLGAAIDRKAIAGVRARVVDFFPSFQPLANPDPQKSAMTLEDLLTMSSPLECDDENSFSRGHEERMYLVRDWVRFALDLPVRGFPAWVSKPADSPYGRAFSYCTADSVLLGAAIEAATGQRLDRYAATTLYRPLGIDRVKWQYTPTGGAMPGGGTSYRSRDLLKFGLLLNQHGRWRERQVVSAHWIDAMLTPRAVPREHYEYGYQLWRAPFELDGRPVKAWAMAGNGGNYVFVMPELSLVAVITSTAYGESYGHPQSHRLFQQYILDALHP from the coding sequence ATGGACACAAGACTCTGCACAATTCTGCTGGCTCTGCTGCTGGCAACACCGGCACTGGCGGCCCTGCCCGAGGCCGGCCCCGCGGACGCAGGCCTCAATTCAGACACCCTCGCGGGCCTCGCGCGGGCGGTGGAACAAGACAAGTTCCACAAGCTCACCAGCGTGCTGGTCGCCAGAAACGGCAAGCTGGTCTACGAGCACTACTTCAACGGCAGTGACCGCGACACACTGCACAATACCCGCTCGCTGACCAAGACCGTCACCGCGCTGCTGCTCGGCGCGGCGATCGATCGCAAGGCCATCGCCGGCGTGCGCGCGCGCGTGGTCGATTTCTTCCCCTCCTTTCAGCCCCTTGCCAATCCCGATCCGCAGAAGTCCGCCATGACCCTGGAGGACCTGCTGACCATGAGTTCACCGCTCGAATGCGACGATGAGAACAGCTTCTCGCGCGGGCACGAAGAGCGCATGTACCTGGTGCGGGACTGGGTCAGGTTTGCGCTGGACCTGCCAGTGCGCGGTTTTCCGGCCTGGGTGAGCAAGCCGGCGGACTCCCCCTACGGCCGCGCCTTCTCCTACTGCACTGCCGACAGTGTGCTGCTGGGGGCCGCGATCGAGGCCGCCACCGGTCAGCGCCTCGACCGCTACGCCGCGACCACGCTCTACCGGCCACTGGGCATCGACAGGGTAAAGTGGCAGTACACGCCAACCGGTGGCGCCATGCCCGGCGGCGGCACCAGCTATCGCAGCCGCGACCTGCTCAAGTTCGGGTTGTTGCTGAACCAGCACGGCCGCTGGCGCGAGCGGCAGGTGGTCTCCGCCCACTGGATCGACGCCATGCTGACGCCGCGGGCGGTGCCGCGCGAGCACTACGAATACGGCTACCAGCTGTGGCGCGCGCCGTTCGAACTGGACGGCCGACCGGTAAAAGCCTGGGCGATGGCGGGCAACGGCGGCAACTACGTATTCGTGATGCCGGAATTGTCACTGGTCGCGGTCATCACCAGCACCGCTTACGGCGAGTCCTACGGCCACCCGCAGAGTCACCGACTCTTCCAGCAATATATCCTCGACGCCCTGCACCCCTGA
- the ptsP gene encoding phosphoenolpyruvate--protein phosphotransferase, with amino-acid sequence MLGSLRSIVQEVNAARDLPAVLDIIVRRVREVMRTRVCSVYLRDKQSGNYVLMATRGLNPDAVGQVHLAPGEGLVGNVVTREEPINLEQAEAHPAYHYFPATGEERFSAFLGTPIIHHRNVLGVLVVQQAEKRRFDEGEEAFLVTLSAQLAGVIAHAEATGALAVIGRQRKEAKFRGIAASPGVAIGRAHVIAPQVNLATVPYSCCVDVEAELELFHQALAAARSEIREVGERLKDELNREERALFDAYISMLDDNSLAVEVCDRIRQQISAPRAWAEVMLEHVHRFEAMSDAYFRDRAADVRDLGARVLVHLRQQQQSRRDYPENTVLIGEELTAAMLAEVPRDKLIGLVSIKGSANSHVAIIARAMGLPAVMGAQELPYEQVDGAELVVDGYRGELHIHPGRELRRRFDAIVAEERELARNLDHLAGLPAETADGHRVRLWVNTGLMADVVRSLERGAEGVGLYRTEVPFLLRDRFPSEEEQREIYREQLAAFAPRPVTMRTLDIGGDKALAYFPIEETNPFLGWRGIRVTLDHPEIFLGQVRAMMKASLGLDNLRIMLPMISGVGELEAARKLVQRAHTELVDEGFEIQMPPLGIMIEVPSAVYQARELAERVDFISVGSNDLTQYLLAVDRNNSRVANIYHALHPAVLRALCDVVTAGHAADTKVGICGELAGDPGGALLLVAMGYDVLSMNATNLPRVKAALRAVRKADTDLLLQQVLAMHAPEEVEETVQAYLKRLGLKALLQPAAGQ; translated from the coding sequence TTGCTCGGATCTCTGCGCAGTATCGTTCAGGAAGTCAACGCGGCCCGCGACCTCCCCGCGGTACTGGATATCATCGTACGCCGCGTACGCGAGGTGATGCGCACCCGTGTCTGCTCGGTCTATCTGCGCGACAAGCAGTCCGGCAACTACGTGCTGATGGCCACCCGCGGCCTCAACCCCGACGCCGTCGGCCAGGTGCACCTGGCGCCGGGCGAAGGCCTGGTGGGCAACGTGGTCACCCGCGAGGAACCGATCAACCTGGAGCAGGCCGAGGCCCACCCGGCTTACCACTACTTCCCCGCCACCGGCGAGGAGCGCTTCAGCGCCTTCCTCGGCACCCCGATCATCCACCACCGCAACGTCCTCGGCGTGCTGGTGGTGCAGCAGGCCGAGAAGCGCCGCTTCGACGAGGGTGAAGAAGCCTTTCTGGTCACGCTGTCGGCGCAGCTCGCCGGCGTCATTGCCCACGCCGAGGCCACCGGCGCCCTGGCCGTCATCGGTCGCCAGCGCAAAGAGGCCAAATTCCGAGGCATTGCCGCCTCTCCCGGCGTCGCCATCGGCCGCGCCCACGTCATCGCGCCCCAGGTCAACCTGGCCACGGTGCCCTACTCCTGCTGCGTCGACGTGGAGGCCGAGCTGGAGCTGTTCCACCAGGCACTGGCGGCGGCGCGCAGCGAGATCCGCGAGGTCGGCGAGCGCCTCAAGGACGAACTGAACCGCGAGGAACGCGCGCTGTTCGATGCCTATATCAGCATGCTCGACGACAACTCCCTGGCCGTGGAGGTGTGCGACCGCATCCGCCAGCAGATCAGCGCCCCGCGCGCCTGGGCCGAGGTCATGCTCGAGCATGTACACCGCTTCGAAGCCATGTCCGACGCCTACTTCCGCGATCGCGCCGCCGACGTGCGCGACCTGGGCGCGCGGGTACTGGTGCACCTGCGCCAGCAACAGCAGAGCCGGCGCGACTACCCGGAAAATACCGTGCTGATCGGCGAGGAGCTCACCGCCGCGATGCTCGCCGAAGTGCCGCGGGACAAACTGATCGGGCTGGTATCGATCAAGGGATCGGCCAACAGCCACGTGGCCATCATCGCCCGCGCCATGGGCCTGCCGGCGGTCATGGGCGCGCAGGAGCTGCCCTACGAACAGGTCGACGGCGCCGAGCTGGTGGTCGACGGCTACCGCGGCGAACTGCACATTCACCCCGGCCGCGAACTGCGCCGCCGCTTCGACGCCATCGTCGCCGAGGAGCGCGAACTGGCGCGCAACCTCGACCACCTGGCCGGCCTGCCGGCGGAAACCGCCGACGGTCACCGCGTGCGGCTGTGGGTCAATACCGGGCTGATGGCCGACGTGGTGCGCTCGCTGGAGCGCGGCGCCGAGGGCGTGGGCCTGTACCGCACCGAAGTGCCTTTCTTGTTGCGCGACCGCTTCCCGTCCGAGGAGGAGCAGCGCGAGATCTACCGCGAGCAGCTGGCCGCCTTCGCCCCGCGCCCGGTCACCATGCGCACGCTGGATATCGGCGGCGACAAGGCGCTGGCCTATTTCCCCATCGAGGAAACCAACCCGTTCCTCGGCTGGCGCGGCATCCGCGTGACCCTCGACCACCCGGAGATCTTCCTGGGGCAGGTGCGCGCGATGATGAAAGCCAGCCTGGGCCTCGACAACCTGCGCATCATGCTGCCGATGATCAGCGGCGTGGGCGAGCTGGAAGCGGCGCGCAAACTGGTGCAGCGCGCCCACACCGAGCTGGTGGACGAGGGCTTCGAGATCCAGATGCCGCCGCTCGGCATCATGATCGAGGTCCCCTCGGCGGTATACCAGGCGCGCGAGCTGGCCGAGCGGGTGGATTTCATCTCCGTGGGCAGCAATGACCTGACCCAGTACCTGCTGGCGGTGGACCGCAACAACAGCCGCGTGGCCAATATCTACCACGCCCTGCACCCGGCGGTGCTGCGCGCCCTGTGCGATGTGGTCACAGCCGGCCACGCCGCCGACACCAAGGTGGGCATCTGCGGCGAGCTGGCCGGCGATCCCGGCGGCGCGCTGCTGCTGGTGGCGATGGGCTACGACGTACTGTCGATGAACGCCACCAACCTGCCGCGGGTCAAGGCCGCGCTGCGCGCCGTGCGCAAGGCGGACACCGACCTGCTGCTGCAGCAGGTGCTGGCCATGCACGCGCCGGAAGAGGTCGAGGAAACGGTGCAGGCCTACCTGAAGCGGCTGGGCCTGAAAGCGCTGCTGCAGCCGGCCGCGGGTCAGTAA
- a CDS encoding HAD family hydrolase, which translates to MQLAIFDLDNTLIGGDSDHAWGEFLVQREQVDGERFREANDRFYRDYQRGELDIFAYLEFALEPLAQLSRGQLDSLHQQFMEEVVNEIWLPRAEELIGRHRRAGHHIMIITATNRFVVAPIAERLGVDTLLATEPEEVDGLFTGRVLGEPCYRSGKVLRLHQWLAHNPSYQSAEKWFYSDSINDLPLLQEVEHPVAVDPDTDLRAQADTRGWPVISLRDAD; encoded by the coding sequence GTGCAGTTGGCAATCTTTGACCTGGACAACACCCTGATCGGCGGCGACAGCGATCACGCCTGGGGCGAGTTCCTGGTGCAGCGCGAGCAGGTGGACGGCGAGCGTTTCCGCGAGGCGAACGACCGCTTTTACCGCGATTACCAGCGCGGCGAGCTGGATATCTTCGCCTACCTGGAATTCGCGCTGGAGCCGCTGGCGCAGTTGTCCCGCGGCCAGCTGGACAGCCTCCACCAGCAGTTCATGGAGGAAGTGGTCAACGAAATCTGGTTGCCGAGGGCGGAAGAGTTAATTGGTCGGCATCGTCGTGCGGGTCATCATATTATGATCATCACCGCCACCAACCGCTTTGTGGTGGCGCCGATTGCGGAGCGCCTGGGGGTCGACACCCTGCTGGCCACCGAGCCGGAAGAGGTGGATGGCCTGTTTACCGGCCGCGTGCTGGGCGAGCCCTGCTATCGCAGCGGCAAGGTGTTGCGGCTGCACCAGTGGCTGGCGCATAACCCGTCGTACCAGTCGGCGGAGAAGTGGTTTTACAGCGACTCCATCAACGACCTGCCACTGCTGCAGGAGGTGGAACACCCGGTTGCGGTGGATCCGGATACGGACCTGCGCGCGCAAGCGGATACGCGCGGCTGGCCGGTGATCAGCCTGCGCGATGCGGACTGA
- a CDS encoding winged helix-turn-helix domain-containing protein, whose protein sequence is MHYQLDDLTIDLARQQVRRGDVLLNVSGLSFRLLAFMLERGADVVSFDALIAGVWAPSIVNEETVTQRVRLLRSALGDDGRSPRYIRSVRGSGYQLATAPRPHATGAGPVPSPRRNASAGWRHWRAAALVTAIAASASAVWWTLGGGAPRQSPDPRGDLLARADYYAGIGQRDNNARAAALYRQVLVSVPDNARAQLGLSFTYSARVCRYDGDTEWADRAEALARRVLEREPDNYRAHDALGYALDCRGEVDAAIAAYRRAVALAPPQQSGSRTALAYLLAQQGELAQALAINLSVRDDDPGQTFNDLQLARDYELLGYPAAAEVLYARSFELYPDNLFSNVAYPRSLFLQGRFSQARALLERAATRPVHPDLWQLQGELALLAGKRDEAQASFGRAHQARPSDPYFDTLRRLYQTPASVDWIPQRLAALHAQRARGVNAPSLWLEQALLLQAQGATSAAVYALQAAVDRGYRDSAYLRVSPLFAGLRGAPRFARVIDRIAETVRAQREQVPPELRPRVPL, encoded by the coding sequence ATGCACTACCAACTGGATGACCTGACCATCGATCTCGCGCGCCAGCAGGTACGGCGCGGCGATGTACTGCTGAATGTCTCCGGCCTCAGCTTTCGCCTGCTGGCTTTCATGCTCGAACGCGGCGCGGACGTGGTTTCGTTTGACGCGCTGATTGCCGGCGTGTGGGCGCCGAGCATCGTCAACGAAGAGACGGTGACCCAGCGTGTCAGGCTGCTGCGCTCCGCGCTGGGCGATGACGGTCGCAGCCCGCGCTATATCCGCTCGGTACGCGGCAGTGGCTACCAGCTCGCGACGGCGCCGCGGCCGCACGCCACCGGTGCCGGGCCAGTACCGTCGCCGCGCCGCAATGCGTCGGCGGGATGGCGCCACTGGCGCGCCGCCGCGCTGGTCACGGCGATCGCCGCAAGCGCGTCGGCGGTATGGTGGACGCTCGGTGGTGGTGCGCCGCGACAGTCCCCGGATCCGCGCGGCGATCTGCTCGCCCGCGCCGATTACTACGCCGGTATCGGTCAGCGGGATAACAATGCGCGCGCGGCGGCACTCTACCGGCAGGTGCTGGTGTCGGTGCCGGACAATGCGCGCGCGCAACTGGGGCTCAGTTTTACCTACAGCGCCAGGGTGTGCCGCTACGACGGCGATACCGAATGGGCGGACCGGGCCGAGGCGCTGGCGCGCCGGGTGCTCGAGCGCGAGCCGGATAACTACCGCGCCCACGATGCCCTGGGCTATGCGCTGGACTGCCGCGGCGAGGTGGATGCGGCTATCGCCGCCTACCGGCGCGCGGTGGCGCTGGCACCGCCGCAGCAGAGCGGCAGCCGCACCGCACTGGCCTATCTGCTCGCGCAGCAGGGGGAACTGGCGCAGGCGCTGGCCATCAACCTGTCGGTGCGCGATGACGATCCGGGCCAGACCTTCAACGACCTGCAGCTGGCGCGCGACTACGAACTGCTCGGCTACCCGGCCGCCGCCGAGGTGCTGTATGCGCGCAGCTTCGAGCTGTATCCGGACAACCTTTTCTCCAACGTCGCCTACCCCAGAAGCCTCTTTTTACAGGGCCGTTTCAGCCAGGCGCGGGCTCTGCTCGAACGCGCCGCCACGCGACCGGTGCACCCGGATTTGTGGCAGCTGCAGGGTGAGCTGGCGCTGCTGGCGGGGAAGCGCGACGAGGCGCAGGCGAGCTTTGGCAGGGCCCACCAGGCGCGGCCCTCCGATCCGTATTTCGATACGCTGCGGCGGCTGTACCAGACGCCGGCTTCCGTCGACTGGATACCGCAGCGCCTGGCGGCCCTGCACGCGCAGCGCGCGCGGGGTGTGAATGCCCCATCCCTGTGGCTGGAGCAGGCCCTGCTGCTGCAGGCGCAGGGGGCGACGTCTGCGGCTGTGTACGCGCTGCAGGCGGCGGTGGATCGCGGCTACCGCGACAGCGCCTACCTGCGCGTATCACCGCTGTTTGCGGGTCTGCGCGGCGCACCGCGTTTTGCCCGGGTGATCGATCGCATCGCGGAAACGGTGCGCGCGCAGCGTGAGCAGGTGCCACCCGAATTGCGCCCGCGGGTACCGCTGTGA
- a CDS encoding antibiotic biosynthesis monooxygenase, which produces MFAVIFTAVTGDQDPEYGRTVARMRELAFDHYGCLDFIAVTEGKQEIAISYWHREEDIRRWRQDAEHILAQELGRARWYESYKVEVVEVRRRYTHPGEQPAGNY; this is translated from the coding sequence ATGTTTGCAGTCATCTTCACCGCCGTCACCGGCGATCAGGACCCTGAGTACGGCAGGACCGTGGCCAGGATGCGCGAACTGGCGTTCGACCATTACGGCTGCCTGGACTTTATTGCGGTGACCGAAGGGAAACAGGAGATCGCCATCTCCTATTGGCACCGCGAAGAGGATATCCGCCGCTGGCGCCAGGACGCGGAGCACATCCTGGCCCAGGAGCTGGGGCGCGCCCGCTGGTATGAATCCTACAAGGTGGAAGTGGTGGAAGTGCGGCGCCGCTACACCCACCCCGGCGAGCAGCCGGCTGGCAACTACTGA
- a CDS encoding L,D-transpeptidase family protein, whose amino-acid sequence MGVGIQKQFFRTHSHQIGALGLTLALALAASTPAQSVPADTGESAAGIAPLSPYRPIGRQYALMREELARYLSLARGDNWQPLDAGPPLAPGMRDPRVRQLRSLLMQYGDYSLSDRTGSDSDADVYGPQLQQAVRRFQHRHGLKEDALVDKRTRARLNVDPAERARTLAANLQRWQQIPKDLGPRYILINIADFQLHLIDNGREQYRMRVVVGKPDHMTPQLATRMTRVIFNPIWRVPRNIAVRELLPKGGASLAADGYRLVNHSGRAVPFTSRNIAATRRGSVSLQQKGGPGNALGRVKFVIPNRQAIFLHDTNSKYLFRRSERAFSHGCIRLEKPLEFARMMLRQQNQWSDSRIERALASHRTRGIALRNPIPVYIAYWTAWVDDAGQLQFRPDIYGRDNAESDRAGGDRGGKAE is encoded by the coding sequence ATGGGCGTCGGCATCCAGAAGCAGTTTTTTCGCACCCATTCGCACCAGATCGGTGCCCTGGGCCTGACTCTGGCCCTGGCACTGGCCGCATCGACGCCGGCGCAATCGGTGCCCGCTGATACCGGCGAATCCGCGGCCGGTATTGCCCCGCTGTCTCCCTATCGGCCCATCGGCCGGCAGTACGCGCTGATGCGCGAGGAGCTGGCGCGCTATCTCAGCCTCGCCCGCGGCGACAACTGGCAGCCGCTCGACGCCGGGCCGCCACTGGCGCCGGGCATGCGCGATCCCCGCGTGCGCCAGCTGCGCAGCCTGCTGATGCAGTACGGCGACTATTCCCTCAGCGATCGTACCGGCAGTGACTCCGACGCCGATGTGTACGGCCCGCAGCTGCAACAGGCGGTACGCCGCTTCCAGCACCGCCACGGCCTCAAGGAAGACGCACTGGTCGACAAACGCACGCGCGCGCGCCTGAACGTGGATCCGGCCGAGCGCGCGCGCACGCTGGCGGCCAATCTGCAGCGCTGGCAGCAGATACCCAAGGATCTCGGCCCCCGCTACATCCTGATCAATATTGCCGATTTTCAGCTGCACCTGATCGACAACGGCCGGGAGCAGTACCGCATGCGCGTGGTGGTGGGCAAGCCAGACCACATGACGCCACAACTGGCCACGCGCATGACGCGCGTGATCTTCAACCCCATCTGGCGGGTGCCGCGCAATATCGCCGTGCGCGAACTGCTGCCGAAGGGCGGCGCCAGCCTCGCCGCCGACGGATACCGCCTGGTCAACCACAGCGGCCGCGCCGTGCCCTTTACCTCGCGCAATATTGCCGCCACCCGCCGAGGCAGTGTCAGCCTGCAACAGAAAGGCGGCCCCGGTAATGCGCTGGGGCGGGTCAAATTCGTGATCCCCAACCGCCAGGCCATTTTCCTGCACGACACCAACAGCAAGTACCTGTTCCGGCGCAGCGAGCGCGCCTTCAGTCACGGCTGTATCCGCCTGGAAAAACCGCTGGAATTCGCCCGTATGATGCTGCGGCAGCAGAACCAATGGAGCGACAGCCGTATCGAGCGCGCACTCGCCAGTCATCGCACCCGGGGTATCGCGCTGCGCAATCCCATCCCGGTGTATATCGCCTACTGGACCGCGTGGGTCGACGACGCCGGGCAATTGCAGTTCCGCCCCGACATCTATGGCCGCGACAATGCCGAAAGCGACCGCGCGGGCGGCGATCGCGGCGGCAAGGCGGAGTGA
- a CDS encoding imelysin family protein, whose translation MIVNSIRRGGATLLLAALVALSACSEKRDEQAAPQAAAAAKPAVPSFSEEAAQTLSRRVWQSGEAALVDTKAAVAALNRAIATLLAGPSEDHLEAARLAWLEAHRDFAAALPYIQLAFAPADLRGEGRKLELSLDSWPVQPGYLDTVPGYSNSGIVNDTAIELNLANLRRQHRLTANEEASTGFHAMEIMLWGPTGERAAKDFVAVNKGEKPEAQAANRRRELTRLIGRGMAEDIDGLVRRWPFTANDLSRYFLALSPAARIQQIRAAEVRTVDEELLRRLPESSESDVESGRAADSKLALLAMLRTLEADWIPANGGGLADLLLDRHQAEALAQRFAALEALLLKMEDPIELAELSQLAQARDLLEQIAGLMAGTTQVPVSADEMTPVNLPADAQ comes from the coding sequence GTGATCGTAAATAGCATTCGGCGCGGTGGCGCCACGCTGTTGCTGGCCGCGCTGGTGGCCCTCTCGGCCTGCAGCGAGAAGCGCGACGAACAGGCGGCGCCGCAAGCCGCTGCGGCGGCCAAACCGGCGGTGCCGAGCTTCAGTGAAGAGGCGGCGCAGACGCTGTCGCGGCGGGTGTGGCAATCCGGCGAGGCGGCGCTGGTGGATACCAAGGCGGCAGTGGCCGCGCTCAACCGCGCTATCGCCACGCTGCTGGCGGGCCCCAGTGAGGACCATCTCGAGGCGGCGCGGCTGGCGTGGCTTGAGGCGCACCGCGATTTCGCCGCGGCGCTGCCCTATATCCAGCTGGCATTCGCGCCGGCGGATCTGCGCGGCGAGGGGCGCAAGCTGGAGCTGTCGCTGGACAGCTGGCCGGTGCAACCGGGCTACCTGGACACGGTGCCGGGCTATTCCAACAGCGGTATCGTCAATGACACCGCCATCGAGCTGAACCTGGCCAACCTGCGCCGCCAGCACCGCCTGACCGCCAACGAGGAGGCCAGCACCGGCTTTCACGCGATGGAAATCATGCTGTGGGGGCCTACCGGTGAGCGTGCGGCGAAAGATTTCGTCGCGGTCAACAAGGGGGAAAAGCCCGAAGCCCAGGCCGCCAACCGCCGCCGCGAGCTGACCCGTCTGATCGGTCGCGGCATGGCGGAGGACATCGACGGCCTGGTGCGCCGCTGGCCCTTCACCGCCAACGACCTGTCGCGCTACTTCCTCGCCCTGAGTCCTGCTGCGCGGATCCAGCAGATTCGTGCCGCTGAAGTCCGCACCGTCGACGAAGAACTGCTGCGGCGCCTGCCGGAGAGTTCCGAGAGCGATGTGGAGAGCGGTCGCGCGGCGGATTCCAAGCTGGCCCTGCTGGCGATGCTGCGCACCCTGGAGGCCGATTGGATCCCCGCCAACGGCGGCGGTCTGGCCGATCTGCTGCTCGACCGCCACCAGGCGGAGGCGCTGGCGCAGCGCTTTGCCGCGCTGGAAGCGCTGCTGCTGAAGATGGAAGATCCGATCGAGTTGGCGGAACTGAGCCAGTTGGCACAGGCGCGGGATCTGCTGGAACAGATAGCCGGCCTGATGGCCGGCACTACCCAGGTGCCGGTCAGCGCGGACGAAATGACGCCGGTCAACCTGCCGGCGGACGCTCAGTAG